Proteins from a genomic interval of Corynebacterium freiburgense:
- a CDS encoding Mrp/NBP35 family ATP-binding protein, translating into MSTLTESAVRGALSRVEDPEIGRPITELGMVKSISITGADIAIELYLTIAGCPMKTTITTNAQAAVEELEGVDTVTVTTDVMSDEQRRELRTKLRGTAEPTIPFADPDSTTRVFAVASGKGGVGKSSMTVNLAAALAARGLSVGILDADIYGHSIPHMMGSDDRPSKVDDMIMPPIAHGVKMISIAQFTEGNAPVVWRGPMLHRAIQQFLSEVFWGDLDVLFMDLPPGTGDIAISVAQLVPTAELLIVTTPQAASAEVAERAGSISLQTRQRIAGVIENMSAMVLPDGSTMDVFGSGGGDIVANRLQNLTGAPVPLLGKVPLDPKLREGGDNGVPIAIADPESPTGQALQAIANKLAVRSESLIGRQLNLGVQR; encoded by the coding sequence ATGTCTACTCTCACTGAATCCGCTGTCCGCGGCGCACTGTCCCGCGTAGAGGACCCCGAAATTGGCCGCCCTATTACCGAGCTGGGCATGGTGAAATCTATATCGATTACCGGTGCCGATATTGCAATCGAGCTGTATTTAACTATTGCCGGTTGCCCAATGAAAACCACAATTACCACTAATGCACAGGCGGCAGTGGAAGAATTGGAGGGCGTTGACACCGTCACCGTGACCACTGATGTTATGAGTGATGAGCAACGGCGTGAACTGCGAACAAAACTTCGGGGCACTGCGGAACCAACTATTCCGTTCGCGGACCCTGATTCAACAACACGGGTGTTTGCGGTTGCCTCAGGCAAGGGGGGCGTCGGTAAGTCTTCAATGACGGTAAATCTAGCTGCAGCATTGGCGGCACGGGGCTTGAGCGTGGGCATCCTTGATGCGGATATTTATGGGCATTCCATTCCACATATGATGGGTTCAGATGATCGTCCAAGCAAGGTGGACGATATGATTATGCCGCCCATTGCACACGGCGTAAAAATGATTTCTATTGCGCAATTCACAGAAGGAAATGCGCCAGTTGTTTGGCGTGGTCCAATGCTTCACCGGGCGATTCAACAGTTCCTCTCGGAGGTTTTCTGGGGTGATTTAGATGTGCTCTTTATGGATTTACCCCCAGGCACCGGCGATATTGCTATTTCGGTGGCACAATTAGTACCCACTGCTGAATTGCTTATTGTAACTACTCCACAAGCGGCATCAGCCGAGGTTGCAGAGCGTGCCGGATCAATTAGTTTGCAAACTCGCCAACGCATTGCTGGTGTTATTGAAAATATGTCCGCAATGGTTTTGCCGGATGGTTCCACAATGGATGTATTTGGTTCTGGCGGCGGCGATATTGTGGCCAACCGGTTGCAGAATCTTACCGGTGCACCGGTTCCTCTATTAGGGAAGGTGCCATTGGATCCAAAGCTGCGTGAAGGTGGCGATAACGGTGTTCCAATTGCAATTGCAGATCCGGAATCTCCAACTGGTCAAGCGTTGCAAGCAATTGCAAACAAGCTGGCAGTGCGAAGTGAATCACTGATAGGCAGACAACTAAATTTAGGTGTGCAACGTTAA
- a CDS encoding DUF1003 domain-containing protein yields the protein MADYARSDLDTPFVGSRRKLLRLDGDTVGAFAEKVARFFGTGEYLFWQTVFVLIWVALNIGGFWWNWDPYPFILLNLAFSTQAAYAAPLILLAQNRQEDRDRVTLNEDRRRAEQTKADTEFLARELAGVRIALGETVTRDYLRHELEDLRTLLDRIEAKLDDESAARIAREHREFDHSHELTEPTQGDIAQER from the coding sequence GTGGCTGATTATGCACGCAGTGACTTGGATACCCCATTTGTTGGTTCGCGGCGAAAATTATTGCGACTTGATGGGGATACTGTTGGCGCTTTTGCAGAAAAGGTCGCGCGGTTTTTCGGCACAGGGGAATATTTATTCTGGCAGACCGTCTTTGTTTTGATTTGGGTTGCTCTAAATATTGGCGGATTTTGGTGGAATTGGGATCCGTATCCTTTTATCTTGCTAAACCTGGCGTTTTCCACCCAGGCTGCCTATGCGGCGCCCTTAATCTTATTGGCACAAAACCGCCAAGAAGACCGCGACAGAGTTACTCTTAATGAGGATCGGCGCCGTGCCGAACAAACCAAGGCTGATACCGAATTCTTAGCTCGTGAACTTGCCGGTGTACGTATCGCTTTAGGCGAGACAGTCACACGAGATTACTTGCGCCATGAACTCGAGGATTTGCGCACCTTATTGGACCGCATTGAAGCGAAGCTAGACGATGAATCAGCCGCCCGTATCGCCCGAGAACATCGGGAATTCGATCATTCACACGAATTAACGGAACCTACACAAGGTGATATTGCGCAAGAGCGCTAG
- a CDS encoding magnesium transporter MgtE N-terminal domain-containing protein, with product MSPVTRVYAGRLSGMVVRGPDMESIGRVRDVVVIVRPNGQTSRAIGLVVEMVNKRRIFVPMLRVSAIEPQEITLSSGQVNMRPFQRRIGELTIMNDLIGSRVQTDDPEMDHLHARAVEIADIELERTRTRDWIITKVAVFGEKHTFGRRGDLHVIPWAHIHGITAAGVGQTNATAELIAQFEDMRPADVATMMHNLSAAQRQRVAEELDDERLADILQELPEDHQTEVIESLNIERAADVLEEMDPDDAADLLGELPDEKADVLLELMDPEESAPVRRLMVFSPDTVGALMTPEPLILTPQTTVAEALAMARNPELPTSLSSLVFVVRPPTATPTGTYLGCVHLQKLLREPPSSLIGGILDPDLPPLYADDNQETAARYFATYNLVCGPVLDDDNHLLGAVAVDDLLDHMLPENWRETGLRPHSTTHHMQSQLTK from the coding sequence ATGAGCCCTGTGACACGAGTGTATGCCGGCAGGCTATCTGGCATGGTAGTGCGCGGACCGGACATGGAATCGATTGGAAGAGTCCGCGATGTAGTGGTTATTGTCCGACCAAACGGACAGACCTCTCGTGCCATAGGTTTGGTCGTGGAAATGGTAAATAAGCGCCGCATTTTCGTTCCCATGCTCCGCGTATCTGCTATCGAACCTCAGGAAATTACGCTTTCCTCTGGCCAAGTGAATATGCGCCCCTTCCAGCGCCGTATCGGCGAACTCACCATTATGAATGACCTTATTGGTTCTCGGGTTCAAACAGATGACCCAGAGATGGATCATCTTCATGCTCGGGCCGTAGAAATCGCCGATATTGAACTCGAGCGCACTCGCACCCGCGACTGGATTATTACCAAAGTTGCAGTTTTTGGGGAAAAACACACGTTTGGGCGGCGCGGAGATCTTCATGTAATTCCATGGGCTCATATTCATGGCATTACGGCCGCCGGTGTTGGCCAAACAAATGCCACGGCGGAACTTATTGCGCAATTTGAAGATATGCGTCCAGCAGACGTGGCAACAATGATGCATAATCTTTCGGCCGCACAACGTCAACGCGTTGCCGAAGAGCTTGATGATGAGCGACTTGCAGATATCCTGCAAGAGCTTCCAGAAGATCACCAGACTGAGGTTATTGAAAGCTTAAATATTGAGCGCGCCGCCGACGTTCTGGAAGAAATGGACCCCGATGATGCAGCAGACCTTCTTGGGGAACTTCCGGATGAAAAAGCCGATGTGCTTCTCGAACTAATGGACCCTGAAGAATCCGCCCCAGTGCGGCGTTTGATGGTATTTTCGCCAGACACTGTGGGGGCACTAATGACCCCAGAACCGTTGATTTTAACTCCCCAAACAACTGTCGCGGAAGCACTGGCAATGGCGCGGAATCCAGAGTTGCCCACATCTTTGTCCTCTCTGGTCTTTGTAGTACGGCCGCCAACAGCAACTCCGACTGGCACATATTTAGGGTGCGTACACTTACAGAAATTATTACGGGAACCCCCCAGTTCTCTTATTGGTGGAATTTTGGATCCTGACTTACCACCTCTTTATGCTGATGATAACCAGGAAACAGCTGCCCGCTATTTTGCCACATACAATCTAGTGTGCGGACCTGTGCTCGATGATGATAATCATCTTTTGGGCGCAGTAGCGGTTGATGACCTTCTTGACCATATGCTGCCAGAAAATTGGCGCGAGACTGGACTACGTCCGCATAGCACTACTCATCACATGCAATCCCAATTAACCAAGTAA
- a CDS encoding general stress protein: MTTPGKGVQRSSRPLPEGWPVGSFATYDEAQAAVDMLSDRGDFPVAELTIVGVDLMEVEQVVGRLSWGRVLFGGAASGAWLGLFIGILMGLFSDDWLSPLVLGVGLGVIFGVVYSAVPYAASRGRRDFATTTHIVAGRYDVLCTPAHAREARDAIAKANYSSGATTT, encoded by the coding sequence ATGACGACCCCAGGCAAGGGCGTTCAGCGTTCGTCGCGGCCTCTTCCGGAGGGCTGGCCGGTGGGGAGTTTTGCCACCTACGATGAGGCACAAGCCGCTGTAGATATGCTGAGTGACCGCGGTGATTTCCCTGTCGCTGAGCTCACAATTGTGGGCGTTGACCTAATGGAAGTTGAACAAGTTGTCGGTCGATTAAGTTGGGGGCGAGTGCTTTTTGGTGGTGCTGCATCTGGCGCGTGGCTAGGGCTATTTATTGGAATTCTTATGGGCTTATTTAGTGATGATTGGCTATCACCATTAGTCCTCGGTGTTGGTTTAGGAGTTATTTTTGGGGTGGTATATAGCGCCGTGCCATATGCAGCATCGCGCGGACGTCGAGACTTTGCCACAACAACCCATATAGTTGCCGGGCGCTATGACGTATTGTGCACTCCTGCTCATGCGCGAGAAGCCCGAGATGCCATTGCTAAAGCCAATTATTCTTCCGGAGCGACCACCACATAA
- the corA gene encoding magnesium/cobalt transporter CorA, with the protein MVTPRRNIRNSSLPHRTIESVIERCRVYVDGHRLPEEFTYAAALAEVRNRNNSFVWLGMLEPSEEHMNNVAEAFGLHELIVEDAVSAHQRPKVERYDDQVFFVVRSVKYQEHESVSDAKEIISTGEVQMIVGKDFIITIRHGEHTKIAGLRQKVEQDPEQCALGPSAVAWRIADILVDEYLSISTQLGYDVDELESEVFTPNSRFDIEQIYMIKREILEMRHAIDPLAQALQALIQNHKDLLPKPIRSYFRDVLDHELIVADRVAGYDERLSALIDAGVAKITLQQNSDMRKISALVGMAALPTMIAGIYGMNFNYMPELQWKYAYFVVLGIMVGSVLIMWWSLRKNNWL; encoded by the coding sequence ATGGTCACGCCACGTAGAAATATTCGGAATTCTTCTCTCCCCCACCGCACAATAGAAAGTGTCATCGAGCGGTGTCGAGTCTACGTGGATGGGCATCGGCTGCCGGAGGAATTTACATATGCTGCAGCATTAGCTGAAGTGCGAAACCGCAATAATAGTTTTGTGTGGTTGGGCATGCTGGAACCCTCAGAGGAGCATATGAATAATGTGGCCGAGGCGTTTGGATTGCACGAACTGATTGTGGAGGATGCGGTTTCCGCACATCAACGCCCCAAAGTTGAGCGATACGACGACCAAGTATTTTTTGTTGTTCGGTCAGTAAAATACCAAGAACACGAATCTGTATCTGACGCCAAAGAGATTATTTCTACAGGTGAAGTGCAAATGATCGTCGGCAAAGATTTCATAATTACAATTCGGCACGGCGAGCACACAAAGATTGCCGGTTTACGCCAAAAAGTTGAGCAAGATCCAGAACAATGCGCATTAGGCCCCTCCGCCGTTGCATGGCGAATTGCCGATATCCTCGTGGATGAATACCTAAGTATTTCTACCCAATTGGGATATGACGTAGACGAGCTAGAAAGCGAGGTATTTACGCCAAATTCGCGCTTTGATATTGAGCAAATCTATATGATTAAACGAGAAATTCTGGAAATGCGCCATGCTATTGACCCACTAGCTCAAGCACTGCAGGCTTTGATTCAAAACCACAAAGACTTACTGCCAAAACCAATTCGCTCCTATTTTCGTGACGTTTTGGATCACGAACTTATTGTTGCTGACCGTGTCGCTGGCTACGACGAGCGTCTTTCGGCATTGATTGACGCGGGCGTCGCAAAGATTACATTGCAACAAAACAGCGATATGAGGAAAATTTCCGCCCTCGTTGGTATGGCCGCACTACCAACAATGATTGCGGGAATTTACGGCATGAATTTCAACTACATGCCAGAATTGCAATGGAAATATGCCTATTTTGTAGTGCTCGGCATCATGGTTGGCTCAGTACTTATTATGTGGTGGTCGCTCCGGAAGAATAATTGGCTTTAG
- a CDS encoding multifunctional oxoglutarate decarboxylase/oxoglutarate dehydrogenase thiamine pyrophosphate-binding subunit/dihydrolipoyllysine-residue succinyltransferase subunit: MSSASTFGQNQWLVDEMFQQFQADPNSVDKEWRELFESQGAPSATPATTPAKAQEQASAEKPAKAPAPTPKKPSPAAAPQENPAAKNLPEMHQPDEIRAAQEAKKKAASPLSKIGTMPSASESPLKGMAKAIAKNMEISLEVPTATSVRDMPARLMFENRALINDQLARGRGGKISFTHILGYALVKAVMAHPVMNNAYAVIDGKPTLIVPEHINLGLAIDMTQKDGSRALVVAAIRECENLSFPEFVEAYEDVVKRGRTGKLTGKDFSGVTISLTNPGGIGTRHSVPRLTKGQGAIIGVGSMDYPAEFAGASEDRMAELGVGKLVTITSTYDHRIIQGAESGEFLRTMSQLLIDDAFWDDIFEAMRVPYTPVRWAQDLPNTGVDKNTRVMQLIEAYRSRGHLIADINPLHWHQPGMPVPDHRDLDIATHGLTLWDLDRTFHVGGFAGRETMTLREVLSTLRRAYTLKVGSEYTHILDRDERTWLQDRLEKGMAKPTPAEQKYILQKLNAAEAFENFLQTKYVGQKRFSLEGAESLIPLMDAAIDTAAGQGLDEVVIGMPHRGRLNVLANIVGKPLHTIFNEFEGNMDPAQAGGSGDVKYHLGAEGRHIQMFGDGEIKVTLTANPSHLEAVNPVMEGIARAKQDILDKGPDGYTVVPLLLHGDAAFAGLGIVPETINLAALRGYTVGGTIHIVVNNQIGFTTTPDSGRSSHYATDIAKAFGCPVFHVNGDDPEAVVWVGQLATEYRRRFGKDVFIDLVCYRRRGHNEADDPSMTQPKMYHIIEQKAGVRAQYTEDLLGRGDLSKEDAEAVARDFHDQMESVFNEVRLAEKQAAEAQVGITMSQALPHGLDTSVTKADLMEIGQAYVTLPEGFTMHPRVAPVAQKRAESILEGGIDWGWGELLAFGTLANAGKLVRLAGEDSRRGTFTQRHAVMYDPNTAEEYNPIDELARSKGAGKFLVYNSALTEYAGMGFEYGYSVGNPDAVVAWEAQFGDFANGAQTIIDEYVSSGEAKWGQTSSVILLLPHGYEGMGPDHSSARIERYLQLCAEGSMTVAQPSTPANHFHLLRRHALSDLKRPMVIFTPKSMLRLKAAASPVEDFTEVKKFRSVINDPRLVDRDGNIIGDVNKVKKILLVSGKLYYELEKRRAKEKREDVAIVRIEMLHPIPFNRLKEAFDCYPNAEEIRFCQDEPANQGPWPFLGLHLPELIPGMLPMKRVSRRAQSSTSTGIVKVHHFEQEQLLKAAFED; encoded by the coding sequence GTGAGCAGCGCTAGTACTTTCGGCCAGAATCAGTGGCTGGTTGACGAAATGTTCCAGCAATTCCAAGCCGATCCGAATTCGGTAGACAAGGAATGGCGTGAACTTTTTGAATCCCAGGGCGCACCCTCCGCCACCCCCGCTACTACCCCCGCGAAGGCCCAGGAACAAGCCTCGGCTGAAAAACCTGCCAAGGCTCCTGCCCCGACACCTAAAAAACCTTCTCCTGCTGCTGCACCTCAAGAGAATCCAGCAGCAAAAAATCTTCCCGAAATGCATCAGCCAGATGAGATTCGAGCAGCTCAAGAGGCGAAAAAGAAGGCTGCTTCCCCACTAAGCAAAATTGGCACAATGCCAAGTGCAAGTGAAAGCCCCTTAAAGGGTATGGCAAAGGCGATTGCTAAGAATATGGAGATTTCGCTTGAAGTCCCCACGGCAACGTCTGTGCGCGATATGCCAGCCCGACTTATGTTCGAAAACCGAGCGCTTATTAATGACCAATTGGCACGCGGTCGAGGCGGCAAGATTTCATTTACCCATATTTTGGGTTATGCACTGGTTAAAGCGGTTATGGCGCACCCAGTAATGAATAATGCTTACGCCGTTATTGACGGAAAGCCAACCCTTATTGTGCCGGAGCACATCAATTTGGGCTTAGCTATCGATATGACACAAAAGGATGGTTCTCGGGCGCTTGTTGTCGCTGCCATTCGAGAGTGTGAAAACTTATCATTCCCAGAGTTTGTCGAAGCATATGAAGATGTGGTCAAGCGTGGCCGTACCGGCAAACTCACTGGTAAGGATTTCTCGGGTGTCACCATTTCGCTGACAAACCCTGGTGGTATTGGTACCCGACATTCGGTGCCTCGTCTTACTAAGGGCCAAGGCGCAATTATTGGCGTTGGTTCTATGGATTATCCGGCCGAATTTGCGGGTGCTTCCGAGGACCGCATGGCGGAGCTGGGCGTCGGCAAGCTCGTTACAATTACCTCTACTTACGATCACCGCATTATCCAGGGCGCGGAATCCGGTGAGTTCCTGCGCACCATGAGCCAATTGCTTATCGACGACGCGTTCTGGGACGATATTTTCGAAGCCATGCGCGTTCCTTACACCCCGGTTCGGTGGGCACAGGATCTCCCAAATACCGGCGTGGATAAGAACACGCGTGTGATGCAACTTATTGAGGCATACCGCTCCCGCGGCCACCTTATCGCGGATATCAATCCGCTTCACTGGCACCAGCCTGGCATGCCAGTACCTGATCACCGCGACCTGGACATTGCAACACATGGTCTTACGCTCTGGGACCTGGACCGTACCTTCCATGTCGGCGGCTTTGCTGGCCGCGAAACCATGACCTTGCGCGAAGTGCTTTCTACACTACGTCGCGCCTACACCTTAAAGGTTGGTTCCGAATACACCCATATTTTGGACCGCGATGAGCGCACGTGGTTGCAGGACCGTCTTGAAAAAGGCATGGCTAAGCCAACCCCTGCAGAGCAAAAGTACATTCTGCAAAAGCTGAATGCCGCAGAAGCTTTCGAAAACTTCCTTCAGACCAAGTATGTTGGCCAGAAGCGATTCTCCCTTGAGGGCGCAGAATCTCTGATTCCACTTATGGATGCTGCAATCGATACCGCCGCTGGCCAGGGCCTCGATGAAGTAGTTATTGGTATGCCTCACCGTGGTCGCCTTAATGTACTGGCCAATATTGTAGGCAAGCCGCTACATACGATCTTTAATGAGTTCGAAGGCAATATGGACCCAGCACAAGCTGGTGGTTCTGGCGACGTTAAATATCACCTTGGTGCTGAAGGCCGCCATATTCAAATGTTTGGCGATGGTGAAATCAAAGTCACCCTTACCGCTAATCCTTCCCACCTTGAGGCCGTAAACCCGGTCATGGAAGGCATCGCCCGCGCAAAGCAAGACATTTTGGATAAGGGCCCCGACGGCTACACCGTTGTTCCTTTGCTCCTCCATGGCGATGCAGCGTTTGCAGGTTTGGGCATTGTTCCAGAAACCATTAACCTTGCTGCCCTGCGCGGCTATACCGTTGGCGGCACGATCCATATCGTGGTGAATAACCAAATTGGATTTACCACCACACCTGATTCCGGCCGCTCCAGCCACTATGCAACCGATATTGCGAAGGCTTTTGGTTGCCCGGTATTCCACGTCAATGGTGATGACCCAGAAGCCGTAGTATGGGTTGGCCAACTAGCCACCGAGTATCGACGCCGCTTTGGCAAAGATGTCTTTATCGACCTTGTTTGCTACCGACGCCGCGGCCACAATGAAGCTGACGACCCATCCATGACTCAGCCAAAGATGTACCACATCATCGAGCAAAAGGCCGGAGTTCGTGCACAATACACCGAAGACCTTCTCGGTCGTGGTGATCTGTCCAAGGAAGATGCCGAAGCAGTAGCACGTGACTTCCACGACCAGATGGAATCGGTATTTAACGAGGTTCGCCTCGCGGAAAAACAAGCCGCCGAAGCCCAAGTTGGCATTACTATGTCCCAAGCGCTACCGCACGGCTTGGATACCTCCGTTACCAAGGCCGATCTTATGGAAATTGGCCAGGCCTATGTCACTTTGCCTGAGGGCTTTACCATGCACCCACGTGTTGCACCGGTCGCCCAAAAGCGCGCAGAATCAATTCTGGAAGGTGGCATTGACTGGGGCTGGGGTGAACTCCTAGCATTCGGTACTTTGGCCAATGCTGGCAAGCTTGTTCGTCTAGCTGGTGAGGATTCCCGTCGCGGTACCTTTACCCAGCGCCACGCCGTAATGTATGACCCCAATACCGCCGAGGAATACAACCCGATCGATGAGCTAGCCCGGTCAAAGGGCGCTGGTAAGTTCCTGGTGTATAACTCCGCACTTACCGAATATGCCGGCATGGGCTTTGAATACGGTTACTCTGTAGGCAACCCCGACGCCGTAGTCGCATGGGAAGCCCAGTTCGGCGACTTCGCTAATGGCGCACAAACCATTATCGATGAATATGTCTCCTCCGGCGAAGCCAAATGGGGTCAGACATCCAGTGTGATTCTGCTGCTACCACACGGTTATGAAGGCATGGGCCCAGACCACTCCTCGGCACGTATCGAGCGTTACCTCCAACTCTGCGCCGAAGGTTCTATGACAGTGGCACAGCCATCCACACCGGCTAACCACTTCCATCTGCTGCGCCGCCATGCACTTTCTGACCTTAAGCGCCCAATGGTCATCTTTACCCCGAAGTCAATGCTGCGTCTGAAAGCAGCCGCCTCCCCGGTCGAAGACTTCACCGAGGTAAAGAAGTTCCGCTCCGTAATCAATGATCCACGGCTCGTTGACCGCGACGGCAATATCATTGGCGACGTCAATAAGGTCAAGAAGATCCTCCTGGTTTCCGGCAAGCTCTACTACGAGCTCGAAAAGCGCCGCGCAAAGGAGAAGCGCGAAGACGTAGCAATCGTACGCATTGAAATGCTCCACCCGATCCCATTTAACAGGCTCAAAGAAGCATTCGATTGCTACCCGAACGCTGAAGAGATCCGCTTCTGCCAAGACGAACCCGCCAACCAAGGACCATGGCCATTCCTGGGGCTCCACCTCCCAGAGCTCATCCCTGGAATGCTGCCTATGAAGCGCGTTTCCCGACGCGCCCAGTCCTCCACCTCTACTGGCATTGTGAAGGTTCACCACTTCGAGCAAGAACAACTGCTTAAAGCTGCATTCGAGGACTAA